GTCTGACAAAATTCCAGGGGAGGGGTGACTCGCTGTAGTTTTGACTCGTGTACAGTGTACAAATGGGGAATTGAAGGCTTTCGTGGCCGCCCCAACTGCAGGCGAGGAGGAAGCGTTGCAGGGCGTCGCTGAAGCGTTCGGCAGCGGCGAGGTCGGGCGCATTGAGCAGGATGGAGAATTGACCGGTGCCTTGGCGCATCAGTTTTTTGGCCAATTCATACTGCGGATGGCTCGGTGAATAAGGGTAAATGACACGTTCGATTTTGGGATGTTGCTCCAAGTAAGCGACGACCTTGGCCGTGGTAGCCGCGACGCGGTCCATCCGGATTTGTAGCGTGCGCAGCCCGCGAATCATCAGCCAAGCCTCATTCGGAGAAATGATGCCGCCGAGGGTCATGAATTCGCCTTTGAAAATCTCCTCGGCAATCGCACGGCTGCAACAGAGCACGCCCGCGACCATGTCGCTATGCCCGCTCAGGTATTTGCTCGCGCTGTGTACGACAATGTCGATGCCCATTTCGATCGGCCGCTGATTGAGCGGCGTCGCATAGCTGTTGTCGATCACCGTACGGATGCCCCTTGACTTGGCCAAGGCGGCCACCGCTGGGATGTCTTGCAGCTCAAACGTCATCGAATTCGGGCTCTCCAGCATAAAAAGCCGGGTATTGGGCTTGCAGGCCGCCTCCCAATTTTCGACCAAGGTGCCGTCGATATAGGTGGTTTCGACGCCAAAGCGCTTCAGAATCTTGCTCAGTAATTTGCCCGTCCAGGAGTACGGCTTTTGTACACACACCACATGGTCGCCTGCTTGGAGGCCTTGCATCACGGCGGCTGCGACTGCGGCACTGCCACTCGCGAAGGCCAACGCAGCTTCTGCGCCTTCCAATGCTGCGATTTTCTGCTGTAAAACCGCCACCGTCGGGTTGTGGCCGCGGGTGTAAAACGGCACGTCCATCTCGTCTTCCAAGGAAGCCCGCATGGCCGCGACATTCGGGAAGCAGAAGTTGCTGCTTTGATACAAAGGCGTGGAGACCGAGCCGTAATGACGCTCGCGGTCTTCGCCCAACTCATTCAAAATGTAGGAGATATCCATGTTTTTTGCCACGAAGACACTAAGGCACAAAGAAACGATTTGCTTACAGGGCAGCCGGGATCATTGCCACCATCGAAATTTCGACTTTGACGTCTTTGGGTAGGCTGTGGACCCAAACGGTTTCCCTCGCTGGGTAGTCGCCGTCAAAATGGCTGCCGTAGATTTCATTCACCGTGGCGAAATTCTCGCCCGGAGCGAGGAAAATTGTCGTTTTGATGACCTGGGCAAAGGTTGTTCCAGCGGCTGATAGAATGGCCTCCAGATTTTTCATCACCTGCTTGCATTGGACATCCAACGGGCCATGGTTGACTTCGTTGGTGGCAGGATCGATGGCAATTTGGCCGGAGACGTAGAGAATATGGCCGACGGCCACCGCTTGGCTATAGGGGCCGATCGCTGCGGGTGCCTTGGACGTGTGAATGATTTCCTTTTTCATCAGTATTGGAATTGATTGTCAATATTAGGAAAACCAAGGCATTCAGCGCCTATCGAGAATACCGAAATCATTCAATTTCCTTCAGAATTTCGTCCAATTCTTTGTCGGAAATGTTGTCTCTCTCCGATTTGTCATAGACCAATAACAGGAACACCTTTTCACCCTGAATCTCAATGAAGGTAATCACTCTGGCCCCGACAGACTTTCCTTTTCCCTTTGAGGAAATTGCAATTTTAATTTTGTAGCAATTTGGCCGAATTTCAATCCCTTGAACAGGTTGTTTCTCAAGGGAATCGATTAACAAACCAAGATCTTCGTCAAAGGATCTATACCGCTTCTTCAATGCTTTCGCAGCTCGGCGGAATGCTTGTGTGACAACGATTTCAAAGCTCATTGAGCAATTCCCTCGCCGTTTGAAGCTTGACTTCTCCGCGTTTTGCGCGATTCACCTCATTGACAGCCTCCTTCAGTTCCTCCAACACCCTCGCTTTTTCCTTCGAAGCCTCATCCAGCTTCACAAAAGAAAAATTCTTGAGCAGCTCCAAAATGAACGCCGCCTTGTCGTCTCGCACTTCGATTGTCATTTTCATCGGTCAATTCAATTTTTGTGTACTCCGGATATCAACCCTTTACAAACCAAAAATACTGAGTTTTTCCTCGAATCGCAATCCGGCAGGCTGACCTTTTCCCCGCTTTTTCCCCTTCAAAATTCGGTTTGAAGCGTCATCTTACTTAATTTTGCAGCAAATTCAATGACGATGAAAAAGGTACTTGTGGTCGGTGACGCAGAGCGCGTAAAGGAGTTCAAAATGCTGAATTTGCAGCATGCAGAGGTCACATATCATGAATACGCGAGTTTCGATTCGATGGAATTGGACTGGAACAGCGAAAGTACTTTTGGTGAAGGCGCGGAGGATGAAGACGAGGACGAAGATGACAACGAACTTGTTTTTGGTGAAGCCGTTGATGATGAGGAAGATGATTTGATTTTTGTCGAGGAAGACGACGACGAGGAGGGGGAAGAGGCCGACGACGAAGGTGGCGATGAATATGTGTTTGGCGGACGATGGGAAGATGACGACGATGATGAGCATGACGATTCGCCCGACACCGACGGTTATGACATCATTTTCGACTTGAATTTTGATGATGACGAGAGTTCGTTTGTGAACTATCTCTACAATGAAGGGCAGGTGGTGATCGCTTGCGCTGTCAAAAAATCATTGGCAGAGATGGTCAGCGGATTCGAGCACATGGATTGCAAAATATTTGGAATGAATGCTTTGCCAACGTTTATTGATCGGCCAAAGCTCGAAATGAGCATGATCGAACGGGCAGATCACATGATTCTCGAGGCAACGATGAAGACCCTCGGACTCGAATACGAACTCGTGCAGGATCAGGTCGGAATGGTCACGCCGCGTGTCGTTTCCATGATCATCAACGAAGCGGCTTTTGTCTTGGGCGAAGGTACAGCCACCGTCGAGGCGGTGGATCAGGCAATGAAACTCGGGACCAACTATCCACAGGGACCGTTTGAATGGTGCGACAAAATCGGCGTTTGGAACGTTGTGGAGGTGATTGAAGCACTGCACAAAACCTACGGAGACGGAAAGTACAAACTGGCACCTGCCTTGCGCAGGCAGCGTGACTTGGACTTGCGTTTCTATCCGCAGCCCTGATCTCGGCCATTTGTTTAAATTGGTCTTGTGAAATGGAATCCGTCAGTGAAAATTCCGCAACGGCCTTGGGTGCTCGCTTTGGTTGTTTTTGCAGTCAATCTCCTGCTCAAAGCACTGTTTTTGGGCGCACAGGACATTGCCCTTGACGAACCATTTACCTTGTTTTGGGCACAGCGTCCTCTCGGTGATATTCTGGAACTTGCAAAAAACGAGAACAATCCGCCGCTTCATTTCCTGATTGAACATATCTGGATTC
The window above is part of the Bacteroidota bacterium genome. Proteins encoded here:
- a CDS encoding PLP-dependent transferase gives rise to the protein MDISYILNELGEDRERHYGSVSTPLYQSSNFCFPNVAAMRASLEDEMDVPFYTRGHNPTVAVLQQKIAALEGAEAALAFASGSAAVAAAVMQGLQAGDHVVCVQKPYSWTGKLLSKILKRFGVETTYIDGTLVENWEAACKPNTRLFMLESPNSMTFELQDIPAVAALAKSRGIRTVIDNSYATPLNQRPIEMGIDIVVHSASKYLSGHSDMVAGVLCCSRAIAEEIFKGEFMTLGGIISPNEAWLMIRGLRTLQIRMDRVAATTAKVVAYLEQHPKIERVIYPYSPSHPQYELAKKLMRQGTGQFSILLNAPDLAAAERFSDALQRFLLACSWGGHESLQFPICTLYTSQNYSESPLPWNFVRLYVGLESPEELIADLEQALSVV
- a CDS encoding RidA family protein; translation: MKKEIIHTSKAPAAIGPYSQAVAVGHILYVSGQIAIDPATNEVNHGPLDVQCKQVMKNLEAILSAAGTTFAQVIKTTIFLAPGENFATVNEIYGSHFDGDYPARETVWVHSLPKDVKVEISMVAMIPAAL
- a CDS encoding type II toxin-antitoxin system RelE/ParE family toxin, which gives rise to MSFEIVVTQAFRRAAKALKKRYRSFDEDLGLLIDSLEKQPVQGIEIRPNCYKIKIAISSKGKGKSVGARVITFIEIQGEKVFLLLVYDKSERDNISDKELDEILKEIE